One region of Vitis vinifera cultivar Pinot Noir 40024 chromosome 1, ASM3070453v1 genomic DNA includes:
- the LOC100262011 gene encoding uncharacterized protein LOC100262011: MSGTDIEDVKEQDLNDGILKDQVDSDLHAEDSKHLDENEENPMPSTQQEEEVIKKKYGGILPKKPPLISKDHERAFFDSADWALGKQGAKPKGPLEALRPKLQPTPHQQVRSRRSAYAPPDDGEDAGNDNDPSCEDQSCALEGSNENGTTSGDKKCNE; encoded by the exons ATGTCAGGCACTGATATCGAGGATGTGAAAGAGCAAGATCTTAATGATGGTATCCTCAAAGATCAAGTTGACAGTGACCTACATGCTGAAGACTCAAAGCATTTGGATGAAAATGAGGAAAACCCCATGCCCTCAACCCAGCAGGAG GAGGAGGTGATCAAGAAAAAGTATGGAGGAATATTACCAAAGAAGCCTCCATTGATATCCAAG GATCATGAACGAGCCTTTTTTGATTCAGCTGATTGGGCATTGGGAAAG CAAGGAGCAAAGCCCAAAGGACCACTTGAGGCACTCCGCCCAAAATTGCAG CCCACACCTCACCAACAAGTTCGATCAAGGCGCTCAGCTTATGCTCCACCTGATGATGGTGAAG ATGCTGGCAATGATAACGATCCAAGCTGTGAGGATCAGAGCTGCGCATTAGAGGGCAGCAATGAGAATGGCACAACTTCTGGGGACAAGAAGTGCAATGAATAG